A section of the Glandiceps talaboti chromosome 8, keGlaTala1.1, whole genome shotgun sequence genome encodes:
- the LOC144439359 gene encoding protein-arginine deiminase type-3-like, whose amino-acid sequence MGAGVSIGGNSSKTNKGTTIFRSASQLSLSRSSSSRRLKFLNFEKTKSNQPDENYEEDNRTVRRIKPVLGRPITEVAVRGTSLQIDVAGLATGFGKSLTVESSHPFHVEIRYEDNKKRRPMNVIFGKTIKFNLTDNPVVFIDAMRETPRHIKITLTFNSKNSTSSIHMAVIRLGIMSLSLDVDADRDGVIERNSFHKNSWERGRENYGAVVITRYDTDASNSRCHIPTRQKGNDVKKNRPKQDCSWMTQLLIRSRGPRPPRGWTLHLLFPNKSTRSFLYVYRRDQTREQSEQILGPGIDDLESLDLGFTDNTDMALWVTGQPHTQSYSENTLLSKEAFTVDMVLRYHGTEAYRDSVKCRLSPLIIPPSIQPVVNVYVSSTTNTHLTQTIKAIAEENKTFSVVHFCPHEDLTEHKRSMLFGYTETPDHTLPVVLISPQLTESMRYTLNSEGEIQICQSQDRHTLFQLILATPPIEPKCPLGCLLVSDNGLEESNGMQWTQLFLESQSVQPTVRISTDWMECPDMTSVVNFIPADRKYHQKGFKVVIPDTKKTFNILKHLQQEGLGNARIFEGKYRNNECATTTVNQLLGNVDVWNDSFHFQQSIDQNKQAIVDRLGLSESDFTCIPMLWRRSDRNPEKARPYMPNVTNMIVLDGHIVIPRLHGPIIQGVDKFEEYVLEQIKSLTRCELYFVDNWTDDVHRIDGSLAIQRQIPLPTKWWDIGDSV is encoded by the exons ATGGGTGCTGGTGTGTCTATTGGAGGCAACAGTAGTAAAACCAACAAGGGTACAACAATATTCAGA AGTGCTTCACAGCTATCCCTTAGCAGATCATCAAGTTCAAGGCGACTAAAATTCCTAAATTTCGAAAAGACAAAATCAAATCAACCTGATGAAAATTATGAAGAAGACAATCGCACTGTACGTAGAATCAAACCCGTACTCGGAAGACCGATCACTGAAGTCGCTGTCCGAGGCACGTCCCTTCAAATAGATGTGGCGGGTTTAGCTACAGGTTTTGGAAAGAGTCTAACGGTAGAAAGCAGTCATCCATTCCATGTAGAGATCAGATATGAAGATAACAAGAAGAGACGACCGATGAACGTGATATTTGGAAAGACTATCAAATTCAACTTGACTGATAACCCTGTTGTGTTCATTGATGCTATGAGAGAAACCCCGAGACATATCAAG ataacGCTAACGTTTAACTCAAAAAACAGTACATCTAGTATACACATGGCAGTTATTCGTCTTGGCATTATGTCCCTGTCCCTGGACGTGGATGCAGATCGGGACGGTGTTATTGAACGTAACAGTTTTCATAAG AATTCCTGGGAACGAGGACGTGAAAACTATGGCgctgtagtcattactagatacGATACTGATGCAAGCAATTCAAGATGTCATATACCAACACGTCAGAAAGGTAATGACGTCAAGAAAAATCGACCAAAACAAGATTGTTCTTGGATGACCCAACTACTCATACGCTCACGTGGACCTAGACCTCCCAGGGGATGGACGTTACATTTGTTATTTCCAAATAAG AGCACACGGAGTTTCCTGTATGTTTACCGAAGAGACCAAACGAGAGAACAAAGCGAACAAATTCTTGGGCCTGGCATTGATGACCTAGAGAGTTTAGATTTAGGTTTCACGGACAACACAGATATGGCCTTGTGGGTCACAGGACAACCACATACGCAGAGTTACTCAGAGAATACCTTACTTTCCAAGGAAGCATTTACAGTTGACATGGTGTTAAGATAC CATGGTACAGAAGCTTACAGAGACAGCGTCAAATGTAGACTATCTCCATTGATCATTCCACCGTCTATCCAACCTGTGGTAAACGTTTACGTCAGCAGTACTACAAACACACATCTTACCCAAACTATTAAAGCGATTGCAGaagaaaataaaactttcagCGTTGTTCATTTTTGTCCACACGAGGACTTGACTGAACATAAG AGGAGTATGTTATTTGGCTATACTGAAACACCCGACCACACCTTACCCGTTGTACTCATTTCCCCTCAACTCACGGAAAGTATGAGGTATACTCTGAATAGT GAGGGCGAAATTCAAATATGCCAGAGCCAGGATAGACACACCCTTTTCCAATTGATTTTGGCTACCCCACCAATCGAGCCTAAATGTCCTCTCGGGTGTCTTCTTGTTTCTGATAATGGCCTCGAAGAAAG CAATGGAATGCAATGGACTCAATTGTTCTTAGAAAGTCAAAGTGTACAGCCTACTGTCAGAATATCGACGGATTGGATGGAATGTCCAGACATGACAAGTGTGGTCAACTTTATACCAGCCGACAGAAAATATCATCAAAAG GGGTTCAAAGTGGTGATACCGGACACCAAGAAGACATTCAATATACTCAAACATTTACAACAAGAAGGGCTAGGAAATGCCCGTATATTTGAAG GGAAGTATAGGAACAATGAATGTGCTACAACTACTGTCAATCAATTGTTAGGAAATGTCGATGTATGGAACGACAGCTTCCATTTCCAG CAATCCATTGACCAGAACAAACAGGCGATAGTGGATCGGCTTGGTCTCTCTGAATCTGATTTTACTTGCATACCTATGTTGTGGAGACGATCTGATAGAAATCCGGAGAAAGCTCGTCCGTACATGCCGAATGTTACCAATATGATAGTCCTCGATGGACATATCG TTATTCCAAGGTTACATGGTCCAATTATACAAGGAGTGGACAAGTTTGAGGAATATGTACTGGAGCAAATTAAATCCCTAACCAGGTGTGAACTATATTTTGTCGATAACTGGACAGACGATGTACATAGAATTGACGGTAGCCTGGCAATTCAAAGACAAATACCACTGCCAACGAAATGGTGGGATATCGGTGACAGTGTATGA
- the LOC144439458 gene encoding protein-arginine deiminase type-1-like has product MGSGVSLPGGRDNALSDFKPCQGRYPYRRSKVVQDTPRVLQLVTEKETFDVAVVGTTLQISLDEIAPKGARSFIVQTTHPYHIDVRYTDKTSEKSVVDVAFQTFYTFQDGGRLLLDVLRPANRNLQIVIDFDFMDHEPTPFIEAKTNDNPKNRYHFVPSILNLQIVYLSLDADTDRDGYIEHNSPFKDFWQWGTDGYGPILAMRGTNSRNMTSNEKHGQSDHREGEENYVIDLQSASLDKTNFSVLKVRAIGCDDLPPGYTLYLSLKRQDKQENNEEDETAPPCIAAYVKSGPGQRHTRQIMAPNVTAMQAEIPWPKKTTDSVDDGVAETEIFMQEIQSFDGTSKPRQFVPVTLSFCRGKEIIFEDSLELRICPWIIPSPLAEPHAMFFVDNLDDTTEFSDDLSHAASSGGLNVIPVHPYEVASHPDGEALAKWMMSGFTQTSDNVNTLFAVSQPQEENKEHTFIPGSQYEYFTLGRKGNFDKMMATPPIYPDFPLGALLVASLTPEGEQPGSWKQGKTEVGYIPKALGEFLDSQKVQPMVEIFTDWLETGDVTSMVNFVPCRSQAGFKIIMPSMYICRELLVDFRRHGEGFICEGKTLKGEDAKVQVTKILEDRDFWKTNQYFQNFIDWNRLRLRWQLGLRIEDFIEIPALWQLDEQDGIRAMPFFPNMTSLVVLGDRLVVPKPHGPKRKYNIVSDRFEQYLIDEFRASQVTSELHFVDDWGRCFDRGRATSPKSSLYNQVLVQRRSGAYPAWWQLEMR; this is encoded by the exons ATGGGATCTGGAGTGTCTCTACCAGGTGGGAGGGACAACGCCTTGTCAGACTTTAAG CCATGTCAAGGTAGATACCCATACAGGAGATCAAAAGTGGTTCAAGATACACCACGTGTTTTACAACTGGTGACAGAAAAAGAAACGTTTGACGTAGCCGTAGTGGGGACAACTCTTCAAATTTCGTTGGATGAGATCGCACCAAAAGGAGCACGTTCGTTCATTGTACAGACAACTCATCCATACCATATTGACGTACGATATACCGATAAAACATCAGAGAAGAGTGTCGTCGACGTTGCGTTTCAGACGTTTTATACATTTCAAGATGGAGGTCGACTGCTGCTTGACGTGTTAAGGCCTGCCAACAGAAATTTACAG ATTGTTATTGATTTTGACTTCATGGACCACGAGCCTACCCCTTTTATTGAGGCCAAGACAAATGATAATCCAAAAAATCGCTATCACTTCGTACCATCTATATTGAATCTTCAAATTGTCTATCTCTCCCTTGACGCTGACACTGATCGTGATGGTTACATCGAGCACAACAGTCCGTTTAAG GATTTCTGGCAATGGGGAACGGATGGATACGGACCAATTCTTGCCATGCGTGGTACAAACTCTAGAAACATGACATCAAATGAGAAACACGGTCAGTCCGATCATAGGGAAGGAGaagaaaattatgtcattgatCTTCAATCTGCCAGTCTTGACAAGACAAATTTCAGTGTATTGAAAGTCAGAGCAATCGGATGTGATGACTTACCACCTGGTTACACGCTGTATCTTTCACTTAAAAGACAAGATAAACAAGAGAACAACGAAGAA GATGAGACAGCCCCACCATGTATAGCTGCCTATGTGAAGAGCGGTCCAGGACAGCGCCACACACGTCAGATTATGGCACCAAATGTTACTGCTATGCAGGCTGAAATTCCTTGGCCGAAGAAGACTACAGACTCGGTCGATGACGGAGTTGCAGAGACTGAGATTTTCATGCAAGAAATACAATCTTTCGATGGAACGTCAAAACCTAGACAATTTGTACCAGTCACGTTATCTTTTTGCCGG GGTAAGGAGATAATATTTGAAGACTCGTTGGAATTGCGTATTTGTCCTTGGATCATACCTTCACCGTTAGCTGAGCCACATGCAATGTTCTTTGTTGATAATCTTGATGATACAACAGAGTTCAGTGATGACCTAAGTCATGCCGCTTCATCGGGAGGATTGAATGTCATACCCGTACATCCTTATGAAGTGGCTTCACATCCTGATGGTGAAGCACTCGCG AAATGGATGATGTCAGGATTTACGCAGACATCTGACAATGTCAATACATTATTTGCTGTGTCTCAACCTCAAGAAGAAAATAAAGAACATACATTTATCCCG GGATCGCAATATGAGTATTTCACATTAGGAAGAAAGGGTAATTTTGACAAGATGATGGCAACACCACCAATATATCCTGATTTTCCGCTGGGGGCTTTGCTAGTTGCATCTTTGACACCTGAAGGAGAGCAACCTGG aagTTGGAAACAAGGAAAAACTGAAGTCGGTTACATACCGAAGGCATTGGGGGAATTTCTTGATTCCCAAAAGGTTCAACCAATGGTAGAAATATTTACTGATTGGTTAGAAACTGGTGACGTCACAAGTATGGTAAACTTTGTACCATGCAGAAGTCAAGCG GGCTTCAAGATCATAATGCCAAGTATGTACATATGCAGAGAGTTGTTGGTGGATTTTAGAAGGCATGGCGAAGGATTTATTTGTGaag GTAAAACGCTCAAAGGTGAAGATGCAAAAGTCCAGGTTACTAAGATCCTCGAGGATAGAGATTTTTGGAAAACCAACCAGTATTTCCAG AATTTCATTGACTGGAATAGACTGAGACTACGCTGGCAGCTAGGACTTCGTATTGAGGATTTTATTGAGATACCAGCACTATGGCAACTAGATGAACAGGATGGTATCAGAGCAATGCCTTTCTTTCCTAACATGACGTCACTGGTCGTCCTGGGTGACCGTCTGG TCGTTCCCAAACCCCACGGCCCGAAGAGGAAGTACAACATAGTCTCAGACAGATTTGAACAGTACTTGATCGACGAATTTCGAGCTAGTCAGGTGACTTCTGAACTACACTTTGTCGACGATTGGGGGCGTTGTTTCGATCGTGGACGTGCTACATCACCAAAAAGTTCTTTGTACAATCAAGTTCTAGTTCAAAGACGATCAGGAGCATATCCGGCATGGTGGCAACTTGAAATGCGATAG